One window of Stigmatopora nigra isolate UIUO_SnigA chromosome 14, RoL_Snig_1.1, whole genome shotgun sequence genomic DNA carries:
- the ablim3 gene encoding actin-binding LIM protein 3 isoform X6 codes for MSSNAYLQGSIGGESSRGPIRCQRCREVCKGEVVRVQETHFHVKCFTCTVCNCDLARSGFFQKKGEYICTADYQRLYGTRCDRCDSFITGEVVSALGRTYHPKCFVCSVCSRPFPIGDRVTFSGKDCVCQQCSLSLAKPNEPIKIHGPSHCAGCTAEIKQGQSLLALEKQWHVSCFRCQTCNMVLTGEYISKDGVPYCEADYHAQYGVKCEGCSRYISGRVLEAGGKHYHPTCARCVRCNMMFKEGEEMYLTGCEVWHPLCKQAARAERRLRHRRLSETSISPPGSSIGSPNRVICSLGTLSPYSQEYDCMDIKQRRCSSPGYIDSPTYSRQGMSPIMPRSPQHFGYPGSESGRSSPYYSQEGRSNTPTLIQPPKHFHVPATGEPNIYRKPPIYKRTDNHLNAATKSRTSEDILRSSRLSTFSPEPYTQSDCDFYSYSNSPRTYRVPRRRYSTGGDEESWSHGLQRIGSGIGRMILKEEMKARSGSYDNDPWGSARNSRSGSKETLTTCYSSTAYNNTINGSPQSQYGTDSDFVCKSASLPSYGRNGMQRPQSADCYQYQYDSSSELNWGSRAEYKIYPYEALIVTTRGRNRLPKDVERARLERHLSPEEFVQVFGMAIEDFDRLALWKRNELKKQARLF; via the exons ATGAGCTCTAATG CATATCTCCAAGGCTCAATTGGAGGTGAGTCAAGCAGAGGGCCAATCCGCTGTCAACGGTGTCGGGAAGTGTGTAAAGGGGAGGTAGTTCGAGTTCAAGAGACCCACTTCCATGTCAAGTGTTTTACATGCACAG TGTGTAACTGTGATCTGGCGAGGTCAGGCTTTTTCCAGAAGAAAGGCGAGTACATCTGCACAGCAGACTACCAACGACTGTATGGTACACGGTGCGACCGCTGCGACAGCTTCATCACAGGGGAAGTGGTCTCTGCTCTGGGACGGACTTACCACCCCAAGTGCTTTGTCTGTAGTGTCTGCag TAGACCTTTTCCCATTGGAGATAGAGTGACATTCAGTGGAAAGGACTGTGTATGCCAACAGTGCTCTCTCTCACTGGCCAAGCCAAATGAACCTATCAAAATCCATGGGCCCAGCC ACTGTGCCGGATGTACAGCAGAGATCAAGCAAGGTCAGTCTCTCTTGGCTTTGGAGAAGCAATGGCATGTCAGCTGCTTCAGATGTCAAACGTGCAACATGGTCCTCACCGGAGAGTACATCAGCAA GGATGGAGTTCCATACTGTGAGGCAGACTACCATGCCCAGTACGGCGTGAAATGTGAGGGATGCAGCAGATATATAAGTGGAAGGGTTCTGGAG GCTGGAGGGAAACACTACCACCCAACCTGTGCCCGCTGTGTTCGCTGTAACATGATGTTCAAAGagggagaagaaatgtatcTGACAG GCTGTGAGGTGTGGCACCCATTATGCAAGCAGGCAGCACGAGCAGAGAGGAGACTCAGG CACAGACGCCTGTCAGAGACCTCCATCTCTCCTCCAGGCTCCTCCATTGGCTCTCCCAATAGAGTTATATGT TCACTTGGGACACTTTCTCCCTATTCTCAG GAATACGACTGCATGGATATAAAGCAGAGACGATGCTCCAGTCCAGGTTACATTGACTCCCCAACATACAGTCGTCAAGGCATGTCACCCATCATGCCTCGCTCTCCACAGCACTTTGGTTACCCTG GATCTGAGAGTGGCAGGAGTTCACCTTACTATAGCCAAGAGGGGCGGTCCAATACGCCGACCCTCATCCAGCccccaaaacattttcatgtaccTG CCACAGGGGAGCCCAACATCTACAGGAAGCCTCCCATCTATAAGAGAACGG ACAATCATTTGAATGCAGCAACCAAAAGCAGGACCAGTGAGGATATCCTAAGATCCTCCAGATTGTCCACCTTCTCTCCGGAGCCCTACACCCAGTCAGATTGTGACTTCTACTCATACAGCAACTCTCCACGAA CCTATCGAGTACCAAGGAGACGGTACTCGACTGGGGGAGATGAAGAGAGTTGGAGTCACGGTCTTCAAAGA ATCGGGAGTGGCATAGGGAGGATGATCCTCAAGGAAGAGATGAAAGCAAGATCTGGTTCCTATGACAACGACCCCTGGGGCAGTGCAAGAAATTCTCGTAGTGGGAGCAAGGAGACCCTTACTACATGCTACAGCTCAACAGCTTACAACAACACCATCAATGGAT CTCCTCAATCCCAATATGGCACCGATAGTG attttgtgTGCAAGTCTGCCTCACTTCCAAGTTATGGACGCAATGGCATGCAACGG CCTCAGAGTGCTGACTGTTACCAATACCAGTACGACAGCAGCAGTGAACTCAACTGGGGAAGCAGAG CGGAATACAAG ATTTATCCCTATGAGGCGCTCATTGTCACCACCAGAGGGAGAAATCGACTTCCCAAAGATGTTGAGAGAGCCAGACTAGAG cgaCACCTTTCCCCAGAAGAGTTTGTCCAAGTATTTGGCATGGCCATTGAGGATTTCGACAGGTTAGCTTTATGGAAGAGGAACGAGCTAAAAAAACAAGCCAGACTGTTTTAA
- the ablim3 gene encoding actin-binding LIM protein 3 isoform X5, which yields MSSNAYLQGSIGGESSRGPIRCQRCREVCKGEVVRVQETHFHVKCFTCTVCNCDLARSGFFQKKGEYICTADYQRLYGTRCDRCDSFITGEVVSALGRTYHPKCFVCSVCSRPFPIGDRVTFSGKDCVCQQCSLSLAKPNEPIKIHGPSHCAGCTAEIKQGQSLLALEKQWHVSCFRCQTCNMVLTGEYISKDGVPYCEADYHAQYGVKCEGCSRYISGRVLEAGGKHYHPTCARCVRCNMMFKEGEEMYLTGCEVWHPLCKQAARAERRLRHRRLSETSISPPGSSIGSPNRVICAKLANEFLDYKDLAALPKIKAIYEVQQPDLICSSYYHPYQRYTSDDDRLDMTYSYGESLGTLSPYSQEYDCMDIKQRRCSSPGYIDSPTYSRQGMSPIMPRSPQHFGYPGSESGRSSPYYSQEGRSNTPTLIQPPKHFHVPATGEPNIYRKPPIYKRTATKSRTSEDILRSSRLSTFSPEPYTQSDCDFYSYSNSPRTYRVPRRRYSTGGDEESWSHGLQRIGSGIGRMILKEEMKARSGSYDNDPWGSARNSRSGSKETLTTCYSSTAYNNTINGSPQSQYGTDSDFVCKSASLPSYGRNGMQRPQSADCYQYQYDSSSELNWGSRAEYKIYPYEALIVTTRGRNRLPKDVERARLERHLSPEEFVQVFGMAIEDFDRLALWKRNELKKQARLF from the exons ATGAGCTCTAATG CATATCTCCAAGGCTCAATTGGAGGTGAGTCAAGCAGAGGGCCAATCCGCTGTCAACGGTGTCGGGAAGTGTGTAAAGGGGAGGTAGTTCGAGTTCAAGAGACCCACTTCCATGTCAAGTGTTTTACATGCACAG TGTGTAACTGTGATCTGGCGAGGTCAGGCTTTTTCCAGAAGAAAGGCGAGTACATCTGCACAGCAGACTACCAACGACTGTATGGTACACGGTGCGACCGCTGCGACAGCTTCATCACAGGGGAAGTGGTCTCTGCTCTGGGACGGACTTACCACCCCAAGTGCTTTGTCTGTAGTGTCTGCag TAGACCTTTTCCCATTGGAGATAGAGTGACATTCAGTGGAAAGGACTGTGTATGCCAACAGTGCTCTCTCTCACTGGCCAAGCCAAATGAACCTATCAAAATCCATGGGCCCAGCC ACTGTGCCGGATGTACAGCAGAGATCAAGCAAGGTCAGTCTCTCTTGGCTTTGGAGAAGCAATGGCATGTCAGCTGCTTCAGATGTCAAACGTGCAACATGGTCCTCACCGGAGAGTACATCAGCAA GGATGGAGTTCCATACTGTGAGGCAGACTACCATGCCCAGTACGGCGTGAAATGTGAGGGATGCAGCAGATATATAAGTGGAAGGGTTCTGGAG GCTGGAGGGAAACACTACCACCCAACCTGTGCCCGCTGTGTTCGCTGTAACATGATGTTCAAAGagggagaagaaatgtatcTGACAG GCTGTGAGGTGTGGCACCCATTATGCAAGCAGGCAGCACGAGCAGAGAGGAGACTCAGG CACAGACGCCTGTCAGAGACCTCCATCTCTCCTCCAGGCTCCTCCATTGGCTCTCCCAATAGAGTTATATGT GCCAAATTGGCGAATGAGTTCCTAGATTATAAGGACCTAGCTGCCCTCCCAAAGATCAAGGCCATATATGAAGTCCAGCAGCCGGACCTCATATGTTCCTCATACTACCATCCTTACCAGAGATACACCTCTGATGATGACAGGCTAGACATGACTTACAGCTATGGGGAG TCACTTGGGACACTTTCTCCCTATTCTCAG GAATACGACTGCATGGATATAAAGCAGAGACGATGCTCCAGTCCAGGTTACATTGACTCCCCAACATACAGTCGTCAAGGCATGTCACCCATCATGCCTCGCTCTCCACAGCACTTTGGTTACCCTG GATCTGAGAGTGGCAGGAGTTCACCTTACTATAGCCAAGAGGGGCGGTCCAATACGCCGACCCTCATCCAGCccccaaaacattttcatgtaccTG CCACAGGGGAGCCCAACATCTACAGGAAGCCTCCCATCTATAAGAGAACGG CAACCAAAAGCAGGACCAGTGAGGATATCCTAAGATCCTCCAGATTGTCCACCTTCTCTCCGGAGCCCTACACCCAGTCAGATTGTGACTTCTACTCATACAGCAACTCTCCACGAA CCTATCGAGTACCAAGGAGACGGTACTCGACTGGGGGAGATGAAGAGAGTTGGAGTCACGGTCTTCAAAGA ATCGGGAGTGGCATAGGGAGGATGATCCTCAAGGAAGAGATGAAAGCAAGATCTGGTTCCTATGACAACGACCCCTGGGGCAGTGCAAGAAATTCTCGTAGTGGGAGCAAGGAGACCCTTACTACATGCTACAGCTCAACAGCTTACAACAACACCATCAATGGAT CTCCTCAATCCCAATATGGCACCGATAGTG attttgtgTGCAAGTCTGCCTCACTTCCAAGTTATGGACGCAATGGCATGCAACGG CCTCAGAGTGCTGACTGTTACCAATACCAGTACGACAGCAGCAGTGAACTCAACTGGGGAAGCAGAG CGGAATACAAG ATTTATCCCTATGAGGCGCTCATTGTCACCACCAGAGGGAGAAATCGACTTCCCAAAGATGTTGAGAGAGCCAGACTAGAG cgaCACCTTTCCCCAGAAGAGTTTGTCCAAGTATTTGGCATGGCCATTGAGGATTTCGACAGGTTAGCTTTATGGAAGAGGAACGAGCTAAAAAAACAAGCCAGACTGTTTTAA